The Eublepharis macularius isolate TG4126 chromosome 15, MPM_Emac_v1.0, whole genome shotgun sequence genomic interval TCTGCATctggatacacacacacaataagtgtgtgtgtgtgtgtgtgtgtgtgtgtatctatatatctatatctatatatataacattgtatataagtatatatattgtatatatacttattgtgtgtgtgtgtatccagaCGCAGATACagatccatctctctctctctctctctctctcttgagatcgagatctttctctctctatatatatttatAGATCCAGTTTGAGATCgagatctgtctgtctgtatatatCGAGATCGATctatttaaaaaaagcaaaaaaattctCGCTACAGCTTTATAAAGAATTTGGGATTTTCTTGAAAActccctttatatatatataaaacaaaaaaactgtggcTGCAGCACTATAAAGAATTTgggatgtatatatatatgtataatgCCGTCTGTGCCACTCCTTCTGCAGCACCACTGGGTCCCAAGCCAGTCTCATTGTCCGAACAGGCCAGTCCCATCGTCTGAAATGCAATGATGCCATTCAGTGCTAGGTTAGCCGTTCACATTTAACTctgcgtggtgatgtcatcacggacTCTGCACTCATGAGTTACTTTTAGGGCACTACTGTGGCACCGTGCTTGGTAATGGTGCATTGAATAAACAGTTGCTATTTTggaataagtttttttaaaaaaaacaaacccaaagaTTGATAAAATCAGTACCGCTTTTAGTAAGAGGCAAAAAGCCAAACAGAGCTACTGAAAACAATCTAGAGAGAGATCTAGTTCTCCAATGGCTTATTGTGTCAACTAGACTCACCTAGTGGAATTCTCCTTGGTACAGTGGCATCAGCTTCATTTGTCCGTGGAGCACGATTAGGCTTTTATAGCCCTACAGGAAAAATAATAGATAATTATTGTAATAGATAATTATTACACTACAATATGGTACAAATATCATTCCCCCTTCTGCCTAGTTTCCTTTCAGTTGCCCCCTGGAAAAGGAAAGGACCTCTGAAGAGTCTTTGCAGctccctctccagctgtggttggGAAAATACTACACTGAAGACAAACGGCAGTTCTCTTAACATCTTCAATACCCATATAATCAAGGGGCAACTCTCCTTTACAAATGCCAGTAGGGTAGAAGCATAGCTCAGGATGGATTTAGATCAATAGGCTTGCTTCAGTCAAAAGTTTGGGTATAAACTTTCTATATTTGGTATCATTGAGCTTTtcttaaaaagaagcagaaagaaaagaaattattGACATAAAGTACACATAAAGGTGACTTGTACTGAGTCTCAGACCATTATAAACTGGTTCCTCTAGCTGCCCTTCCAGTAGTACTCTGACTGCAGCAATTATTAGGGGATGTTATTTAGCTCTATGAATGTTTGAGCTTGCCTTTACTGCATATCAAATCAATATTCAAAAGGCAGGAAGCTTTTTTCCCCTGGTTGGTCGGCAACCTTAACCCTGGCTGGGAGTGGCTCTCCAAAATACCAAGCCTTTCATATCACATaccacttgatccttttaattggagatactggattgaacttaggaccttctgcatacgaAGCAAATGCTGTGCCGCTAAGCGAGCCCCTTCACGCTCACCACTGATGGTTTGGCTGGTGGGGTGACTGGTGCTAATGTCTAAGTAGCAAGCAGCATTTTGCTCTCCTTGGAGTTGGACCTACATCAGGCGAGAGAGGGCTGGGGGAGCATTATGTGCTGCCAGGCAAGGTGGCGGTGAATTCATTTCTGGTTAATCCCTCCACCCTAAGGTCTTGCAATTAAATGTAGAAGCTTCTGATCACAAGTAAATATACAAGCCTCGCTGTCCAATCATTGGTCTCCGGTCACCGCTCCTGATTTGCCAGTTGGAAATCTTGTATCCTCAAAGTGTTTTTAAATGAAGAAAGCAGCAATAAGGAAGAGATAAATGAACGCACAAGAGTttaaatgcaatttttaaaaaaatcaaaattagaAAACTGCAGGCAGTAGCACCCCAGTAAGAATGACAGATGGATGCTGATAATGGGTCAAAACTGAGCTTTCGTTGGTGCGATGCAATAATGCTGAATAACCAAACAGTCCATCTTCTTAATTTTCCCAGTTCCTTTATTTTTGAAGGAAACAGTTTCTTCCTTAAATCTCAGTTAATTCTTGGAATGgattcagagatccagaggagttagccatattagtctgtagttgcaaaatagtagagtccagtagcacctttaagactaaccaactttattgtagcataagcttttgagagtcgcagctctcttcatcagatgcatctgacaaagagctgtgtttctggaaagcttatgccacaataaagttaatcttaaaggtgctagtggactctttactattttgaatgcATTCATCAGCTCCTCAGCATTTGTTTTGGTGCTGAAGTTGCTGAATTGGTGCAGCTGTGAAATCCTGGGTTCTGCTACAAAAGCAGGCACTTTGTCAACTGCAGGTTGATTTCTTTTAGGACTGTAGTATTGTCTAAATATGTGATGGGTTGTATGAACAGCTGTAGGTTCTGTGACCTATTTGTGAACTTTGGATTTGACCCCTGAGCAGCAGAAGTAGTTGGTAGGGAGTCATTTTTTACAGCAATAGCAGCCTTTCCTATCTAGGCCTCTTCCGTTTcattaactgcccccccccccggatgttTGCACACAGGCCTCCCACCTTCAGAATATAGGTAGCAGTACTTTACATTTTCATACTGCTTTTCCTGAGTGCTCAGAGCACTTCTCAGTAATCCATATTTTTGGACAGGGTTGTATGGGGTTGCCCAGTGAGGTGAGATTTTAACCCCAGGGGCTTACTAGCTACACTGCACCAGATACTGTGAGCTAAACGTTGTGTTTACTCATTTAGAATTGGGGCTTCCTAACTCTTCAACACCTAAAGATGTGGACCAAGGAGGCAAATCCAGTTCTGGCAGTGGAAGGAAAGGAAAGCACCCGCTGAGTTCTCCTCAAGCCCCTTTCCTAGACTGCAACCTCTGCGGGAAGGTGTTCAGTAGCACCAGTTCTCTCAGCAAACATCACGTGACTCACAGCCAGGAGAGGAAACACGTCTGTAAGATCTGCGGCAAAGCATTTAAGCGGCAGGACCACCTGTACGTATCCGTCTGtcaataaaactgttttaaatgtATAAAAGACAGCTACTGCTACTGTAGAGATCTGGCCTGGTGTTCCCGTTTGCTTAACACGAAGTATGGACGTGCACACAGAGATAATATTCTATAGTAATTTAGGATACAGTGCACCTCCTTATTGAGGAAACACCAAAACTGCCAGGAATTAGGATGGAGTTGTGTTGCGTCCATGAGATGAGCATGCTGTGTGAACACAAGATGAGAAGCACAGAGACTCAGACGCTGCCATttagctgtctctgtcccattttATGATGTGTGGGAAAATGTCTTTCTCAGTAAATGGGGGTAGTAGTGGAGGCAGTAGCCCTTGGAACATCCAGTTAGTTTCTGGGTACACTGTTCATAGTTTTATCAAAGGTCAGCTTATTTCATATAGCACAATGGTGCAATGTGAGGAAATGTGTTTTAAGCAAGAAGGGgattgtcatttttttaaatccttcccCTTCAGAACACAGGATAAAACTGCCATCTTTATAACCTCTGCTGTTTCTAGTAGCCACAGTCTGGCTTGTGTTTTGTTTGATTATGGGGAAGACAAGACCTTAGGGTTTTGCAAGAAAACTTGATTGCTGCGGCCAAAGATTTGGGGCTAGTTTCCCATACAAACTTGTATTGGGGTGAGTGGCAGCGAGGATGAGTGTTCCTCTGTACAAATAGcttgcacatttaaaaaaatggggtttTGAGAGGTATAGAACCCTTTCCCATGACCACGGGTGTTCTGTTTGGAGGAATATTCCATCATGGAAGCTTCTACCCACAGCCAGACACTGGTTTATCAACTACATGAGAATAAGACCTTGGTTTCAGATCAGTGTGAAACCTGATCTGTGCCTGGCTACATGCATGTCGCTTGTCTGTCTCTGTTCTCCCTCCTTCTGCTTCTTTCCCTCTCATTCTCAAGGACGACTTCCTCTTCTTGACTGCTTTCCTAGACCTGGCTTTTTCAAGTCTTCCTTTCCTTGGTCTGTCACCTGCCTGGCTTCTTCCTAGAATCCAAGGTAGCTCAATCAGGGCCAGATTTatggttgctggcgcccagggcaactgaagaccgGCCATGCGCGCATGCGCAcgcctggcactgcgtgatgatgtcacttccgcccCCTGTCCTGTCCCCCCGTCCTGCCGCCTgcgtgctcccagggctggcagctgtgcccggcgccccctctttggtggcactgggggcagactaccctcccgcccccccgtcgatccggccctgagctCAATCATTGGGTAACCATAAgccttctgactggccattggcttcagtgggcttagacgggagtaactttgcttaggatttcactgtgtatTAGTTAATAGCAATAACACTTTAAAATCAGCCCTCTTCTCTCTGTGTTCTGATTActtttgaaagatttttttttccaaccTCAGGAGCGGCCATATGATAACACACCAAAAAACAAAGCCATTCCTTTGCATCGAACAAGGCTGCAGGAAGAGCTACTCCGACTATCGGTCGCTGCGCCGGCATTATGAAATGCACCACAGCTTCAGGTTGTTAAAAGATGATGAGGGATGTGAAGGTTCGCCTCCTCCGCGTGATTCCCGTGTTCAGCCTGGAACTGGTAGTGTGAGAACTGCAGAGGGGGTTGCTTTTTGCCCTGAATCTCAAGTCCCTAATAATTCTCTCCTGCCCAATAGAGACCTGCTAAGGTGTATTGTAAGTAGTTTAGTCAGCCAGAAACTTCCACTGGCTCCGTCCCCATCTCCAGGACCATCTGAATCTGACCCCAAGGGTTCCTTGCAGCCCTGCACATCCGAATGTAGTCAGACGTCTTGCACTCCGACAAGTGCCGCTGCACCTACAGAACCCATCAGCGATAAAACCACGAAGGAACTTTATCCTTGTCAAAAGAACACTGTTTGTTCCAGTGCATATACCATAATAAATCCTGGGAATTTACCTGTGCTTGGGTCTGCGGGAAATAGTACCAATTTGCCTGACAGGCAGCCTTATCCAGAATCCCAGTACCCTTTAGAAAACATGGCCCTGGAGTTTTGGGCAAACAGCAGCGGTCCTCCTTTCCCATTATTCAGAGGACAGAAGGTTCCCACAACTTGTCACCAGCCGGGCAGCAGCTTCCAGTGGGTCACAAATGTCCCACCGGCCTGTACCAAAAGCAAAGGAAGCGATGCTCGTGCCGCTCAGATGTCACCAGTCGCCACTCAGGATGTTTCTCAAGGGTTGGCGGGACCCTCCCATTCTTTTGATTGCTTGGCACCGGCCTTTGATCGATCAGATATTTTGCCATTCGCTCCGGCACACTTAAAGACGCAAGGGGAAATCCCTGGGGAGTCAAAGCTCCACGGCTTTGAAGAGACCTACAGGCCAACAGGAAGGCTTCCAGAAGCTCTGAAGCCAAGCTTGCTGCAGAAGGGTGAGGCCGGACCGCTCTTCAGGCAGCTCTTTATGAAGTCTCAGGAATCCTGTGTGAATCCCGATCAGCAGCGCGTCCAGGGTCACCTGTTCCAGAGGATCACCAAATCGCAGCACATCTTATCCCACACCCAGCTGCTAACTCCATCCCAGGCGGCAACTTCTGAGGCTCAGAAGGTGGTAGCAGGACCATTCCAAAGTGTGCTTCAGCAGCAAAGTGATTTGTTTCACCCGCTTACGGAACCTACGGAAAGCAAAAAATCGCTCTTGTGCATGAAAAGGTCCTCGGCCCAGTTTCAGAAGGACTTTCCATCAGGCGACGAGAAAGAAGGGCAGCAGCCAGGCACGCCTCCGCTGCCCTTTCAGTCCCTTTCCATTAGCACAGACACTGTTTCTCATGCCAAACATGCCAGAACCTTGAAAGGATGCCTGGGTGTCCAAGATTTTGCCGGTCCTAACCAGCCTCCATCTGCAGCTTACGAAAACACCCCAGGAAATCATACTTACGGGAAGCCAAGTCAGTTGGAGAATGACTGTCCTCTGTTGAGGAAGCAAGAGAAGAACAAGGCTTGTGCTAAAGGATCAGGCGAAAAAGGCCATTCTCGCAGCGGTAGGCCCCGCCGGAAGGAGAAGCAGAAGTTTGACATCTCTTCTGTGGCTTCTCCTAGCCAAGTGGCCATGGCTTCTTTTTCTTTGCCTAGCGCTTCGTTTGACAGCGGGGCTGGAGCGAAATCAAAGTTGACCATCTTCAACAGGATTCAGGCATGTTCAAAATATAAACTTTTCtctaagcactttttaaaaacaaatgttttagAAAAAGTTGAGGTGGGGGGTTTCCTCAAAGCTTCTGTAACTGCTCATGCTGGCAATTAAGGGAGTTAGAATCCTTTTTCTGAGTCTCgtatgggagaaaatggctggggtGGGTATGAAAATCATGGAGGTTGGGATCAAAGGCTAGTCTAGAGCCAAACGGAAAGACTGAGCCTCCAGGTTACCCTTTGCCTGTACCTATTATAAGCCCtggattgatgatgatgatgatgatgatgataactgatttatataccgcccttcaggtcaacttaacacccacttagagtagtttacaaagtgtgttgttactagctttgtatttttaaattgatatgatctgctctgagcctgcttgtggggagagcggactacaaatttaataaataataatagtaattcttacaacaatcaccctgtgaggtgggtggggctgagagagctctaagagagctgtgactgacccaaggtcacccagctggcttcaagtggagaagtgggaaatcaaacccggctctccagattagagtcctggcacttttaaccactacacgaaactggctccCTGGATCCAAAATGAGGAGGGGGGAAAAATAGATTGAAAAGCCATCATTACTATTTGCAAAGGACTTTGAAGGGTTTCCAAGGGAAGCAAAATGTAAAATGTTAATTTGAAGAGGAAACATCTTTGTTTTGaaatatttaaatgtattttttttaaccacaGGGTGGAAATATCTACAGCTTTACCAATGCAATGAGGGAAGAACATTTTTCCCCTGGATGGTAAGCAGGGCACATTAGAGTCTTGACAACCCTTATAATAGACGCAAGAAGGATTTCACCCCCCTGTGCACAGTCACCGTGGGACCCAGAGTTGCACACCCATCTTTCTCTGTGGATCTGGGTTTAATCATAACTCTTCATTTGGTCAATGCCAGGAGTTTGCTAAGATCACATTGATGCATTGTAGAAGTGCTTCCCTATCTATACAGCCattggcgggtgggggggggtgaggaatgTGGAGGTAATGGTTGTGGAAGACCTAGAGCTGTACAGAAATTCACAGAAAATTTCATGACCTCTTGCTTTACCCTATTAAATTTTTTGTTTAAATCATCAGTTGCGTCCCCCATGGTGGGGATTTCTTTTACCCCTGTAGACATTTGTGGATGTTCCAGTTtcccaaagaaaaacaaaacatcctTTTCCAGTAACGTATAGCACACAGAACGGTTTAAGCATCAGTAGTCTCAGAGGGTTAAATTTATTGACCTGTGTAATTAGTAAACATATTTGTATTACTAACAGGTAAATAATCATTTGGAATTCAGGATGTGTAAGAAAAAAAGTAGCTCTAAATTTGGCTGAAAAGCAAACTGTTCCATTCTGGTACAAAGAGCCAAGGCAAACATGTTTCTAAAAGTTCTTCTGTAATTATAGGTTAAAGCACATTGCTGTAAGCAGTATAAAGCAACACACTAGCCTTCTAGGTGAACTTCtgcactttgcatgaactgtctgggcgttttttttttcagaacgttaggtaaccaaaacaggtgtgctttcatctttgacagctaattaaaaatagtggactcttaCCTAGATTAATGTACTTCTATCAGAAAATGAACCGATGGTGATCTACCAACTTAACTCATTCTGTCATTTcgcacagatttatagttttgttttgcaagttggatgTAACGtcattttttggctaattagaaggttatacaatatCTAATGAAGTGTTTGcttatgctatcacatgaaaagatcttagatatttacATAAGaaaacctataaaacatgcaaattcagatagtatgTTAGCGTTCggattggaagaaatctcatggaAATCTAGGTGAGAATGTTATCTTTGCTTTgtatgctatgggaatcttaatgcatttcatagaaactttgattgttttaaacttagagtttaattaggaaatgttagcaaacctaatacttactgcttttctgtgttctgtttttgtaggatttatttatgtcatttatagtctgcctttctcactgagactcaaggcggattacatagtgtgagattagtacaatcaatatcaaggacatttccatacacatagggagggaggcagtcccatcggtatgctgggccaaggccgtgaagagcctatttatattaataaccatatattcatcttcgttcttctgtgcctccacacatgggactgcgcaggcgcaggccagccgccggagaattttctagagcttccatggctccgaaggggccgtttgtcgcgcgcctcagcgaccgttttcccgcccaaacggtcacgtgatcctccagcgaccaacggccccttccctcagttctcttcttgccgccgcttggagagaacgtgagcttcgttgctctgtgcttttttgtgcttcgtgctttattctgactgattgcttggcttttgacttcggacttcgtgacctcggctattcttcggatctcgtttggactttgttgtggactcggtaatttgactcggactgtttttgaccttcctttcgcgtgcccctgaagatggcctcaaaggctctcttcaagcattgcctccaatgccacactaaaatggccaagaccgatggccatgaactgtgcttgttctgtttgggggagacccataatgtaacggcctgtaaaatttgccagggcttcaccaacaaggcccgacaggagcgcaaggcccgacttaactcctccctgtggcagaaggtcatgtccggaggcgccccgttgccctcctccaaggccggccctagcccctctgccgaacggcattccagagctggctcagtggcctccgcgaggtcggggtcgaaaccgcgtcccccgagtgcctcggcgtcgagagcggcctctccagcgcagggaccggtgcggccgccccgtagcgcatcttccaccaggtcggatccgagaccgacatcggaaccgaggatccgtctaccgagtccccgatcggaaccgacgaccgggtcgattccggtaaaacctaagagatcgaggccgaggtccccttcgaaggcgaggagcgcgtcggttccgaggtcttcttcggaaccggcgaagaagaagaagaagaccaaacatcaccggtcgccgcatcccgctccccaggaagaggtcatcgtgcttcctcacacgccttcccctcatctggattccccggagccagaggacatctccgtgccggtgccggatccgatggccttcgagacggtgcccgcagaattctcttcgggaccggagccgagcccgcgccgtcggatccgaacatcgcctgctcttcggtcgccgaggctggaaccgagcccgtctcctcgtcggagccgtccgtcgcctgcccgtccgtctccaccagctgccggtcgtgagcgacgtcggtctggggacagtgtccgatcggtccggtccactgcgtcccgacatcgacaggcctcctacctcccctcgccataccattgccagtgggaaggggcacctgcaggtttctcc includes:
- the ZNF541 gene encoding zinc finger protein 541 — translated: MDQYHLGDESILHSEMQLQEFSGNQTLDCSDSFSQELCPDMREIIYSGLSNLDVDPSLSTTNMNNDSLEDNLDTFSLYSAKDCDSAKLLDDVDSESRPLLHELGLPNSSTPKDVDQGGKSSSGSGRKGKHPLSSPQAPFLDCNLCGKVFSSTSSLSKHHVTHSQERKHVCKICGKAFKRQDHLSGHMITHQKTKPFLCIEQGCRKSYSDYRSLRRHYEMHHSFRLLKDDEGCEGSPPPRDSRVQPGTGSVRTAEGVAFCPESQVPNNSLLPNRDLLRCIVSSLVSQKLPLAPSPSPGPSESDPKGSLQPCTSECSQTSCTPTSAAAPTEPISDKTTKELYPCQKNTVCSSAYTIINPGNLPVLGSAGNSTNLPDRQPYPESQYPLENMALEFWANSSGPPFPLFRGQKVPTTCHQPGSSFQWVTNVPPACTKSKGSDARAAQMSPVATQDVSQGLAGPSHSFDCLAPAFDRSDILPFAPAHLKTQGEIPGESKLHGFEETYRPTGRLPEALKPSLLQKGEAGPLFRQLFMKSQESCVNPDQQRVQGHLFQRITKSQHILSHTQLLTPSQAATSEAQKVVAGPFQSVLQQQSDLFHPLTEPTESKKSLLCMKRSSAQFQKDFPSGDEKEGQQPGTPPLPFQSLSISTDTVSHAKHARTLKGCLGVQDFAGPNQPPSAAYENTPGNHTYGKPSQLENDCPLLRKQEKNKACAKGSGEKGHSRSGRPRRKEKQKFDISSVASPSQVAMASFSLPSASFDSGAGAKSKLTIFNRIQGGNIYSFTNAMREEHFSPGCSKSGGGPGDKSQHESGFVCRTCSQLFYTERGLNSHMCFYGEQWQSVSGEEKEQASEAECLQPQKLSFKPAGNRDSPPETKKPLAIVGAAGPLVMPVSVPVTTASRPRESKVDEKESWDGNSLQKDIPQKKRKRQICPKSLFIPPPAPICSEKQPGTGRCYQSNLRSPVFLMDHILQDLVQCSPYTPPPMLSPIREGSGLYFNALCSSSANTGSSKMYTSVLDGMDGTLLFSLAKDTTKISIEPHINIGSRFQAEIPDLQDRSLLDNYEHPASLVWKPWGDIAANKETQKRVTDLLKLACSSAMPGGGTNLELAVHCLHEAQGNVLEALNMLLLQGPQKPPCHPLANYHYSGSHLWTPAEKQLFKKAFGMHKKDFYVIKKKIQTKTVSQCVEYYYNWKKILKFDCSRSQVVEKRSKREQDEVEMEEEKTACSPKKRHCQLPKQENKLKPRIYKKAAQGTLSPTSSLKETPDRPMSTGSQGVFPCKECSRVFDKIKSRNAHMKRHRLQEQMDPIIKIKWHLKNEPKKEERNLDMDFIQW